A region of Streptomyces sp. NBC_01750 DNA encodes the following proteins:
- a CDS encoding helix-turn-helix domain-containing protein: MPMPDRVFDGGKLRDRRVIKRLSQATLAEGLHVKVNAVYRWENGLAAPPPERLSAIAAFLDADLNELFPRTESPNLADLRCDAGMTQADTARYTNTSSPMPVRAAEQGKRPLSDQAVTALAAAYNVTRAELLAAQRRSFGQPEEPEEEPSADGARVARKLESLRSEVYGGAAPSDAHLASEGNRKSGSTVLTEAMVRALRAGEVAEPEDEALDALALAFDVPPVYFRQDDPEVDALILSTRAVRNRFTVMVARRAGQDMPKESWDQLRDFIGETMAEILADDENGRSA; this comes from the coding sequence ATGCCTATGCCCGACCGCGTCTTCGACGGCGGTAAGTTGCGTGACCGCCGTGTCATCAAACGCCTGTCGCAGGCCACTCTGGCCGAGGGGCTTCACGTGAAGGTGAACGCCGTCTATCGCTGGGAGAACGGCTTGGCAGCTCCCCCTCCGGAGCGATTGTCGGCGATCGCCGCATTCCTGGATGCCGATCTGAATGAACTCTTTCCGCGCACCGAATCACCGAATCTCGCTGACCTGCGGTGCGACGCTGGGATGACCCAGGCGGACACGGCGCGCTACACCAACACCTCGTCCCCCATGCCGGTAAGGGCCGCCGAACAGGGCAAGCGGCCGCTGTCCGACCAGGCGGTGACGGCGCTGGCCGCCGCCTACAACGTGACCCGCGCTGAACTCCTCGCCGCGCAGCGGCGTTCCTTCGGGCAGCCCGAAGAGCCGGAGGAGGAGCCGTCGGCCGACGGCGCTCGCGTGGCCCGCAAGTTGGAGTCGCTGCGCTCCGAGGTCTACGGAGGGGCGGCGCCCTCGGACGCGCACCTCGCGTCCGAGGGGAACCGGAAGAGCGGCTCCACGGTGCTCACCGAGGCGATGGTCCGGGCACTGCGGGCCGGCGAGGTCGCCGAACCGGAGGACGAGGCCCTCGATGCCCTGGCGCTCGCCTTCGACGTGCCGCCGGTCTACTTCCGGCAGGACGATCCGGAGGTCGACGCCCTGATCCTGTCGACCCGGGCCGTGCGCAACAGGTTCACCGTGATGGTTGCGCGCCGTGCGGGCCAGGACATGCCCAAGGAATCCTGGGACCAGCTCCGCGACTTCATCGGCGAGACGATGGCGGAGATCTTGGCCGATGACGAGAACGGGCGCTCGGCGTAA
- a CDS encoding type 1 glutamine amidotransferase domain-containing protein, producing the protein MAKILFAVSSHETLGDTGNRTGYSVSEAAHPYNVFVGAGHEVDFVSVRGGEPPAVVFDGEENDQEIIGFLADETVKGKLVATRRAADVDPSEYSAIFYVGGHGAMWDFPDSPDLARIAMDIHGRGGVVSAVCHGPAALVNLRLPDGTHLVRGKRVASFSNEEENSLGLVEVMPFLLEDRLKETGALHAKAPMYEAHTESDGRVITGQNPASAAPVARLVVAELDRAAADR; encoded by the coding sequence ATGGCCAAGATCCTGTTTGCCGTCAGCAGCCACGAGACCTTGGGGGACACCGGCAACCGGACAGGCTACAGCGTCTCCGAGGCGGCCCACCCCTACAACGTCTTCGTCGGCGCCGGCCACGAGGTCGACTTCGTCTCCGTGCGCGGCGGCGAGCCACCGGCCGTCGTCTTCGACGGCGAGGAGAACGACCAGGAGATCATCGGTTTCCTGGCCGACGAGACTGTCAAGGGCAAGCTTGTGGCGACCCGCCGGGCGGCCGACGTCGACCCCTCCGAGTACTCCGCGATCTTCTACGTCGGCGGCCACGGCGCCATGTGGGACTTTCCCGACTCCCCGGACCTGGCCCGCATCGCCATGGACATCCACGGCCGCGGCGGGGTCGTCTCCGCCGTCTGCCACGGCCCGGCTGCCCTCGTCAACCTGCGCCTGCCGGACGGCACCCACCTCGTGCGCGGCAAGCGCGTCGCCTCCTTCAGCAACGAGGAGGAGAACTCGCTGGGCCTCGTTGAGGTCATGCCCTTCCTCCTCGAAGACCGACTGAAGGAGACCGGGGCGCTGCACGCCAAGGCGCCCATGTACGAGGCCCACACCGAGAGCGACGGCCGGGTCATCACGGGGCAGAACCCCGCCTCCGCCGCCCCCGTGGCGCGGCTCGTCGTCGCCGAGCTCGACCGGGCCGCCGCCGACCGCTGA
- a CDS encoding XRE family transcriptional regulator — translation MVLLAGTFEERLNTLFETVHPPDRGPYSNQEIAELLRERGGATLSHVYLWQLRTGRRDNPTRRHLEALADFFGVPVAYFFDDATADRVVAELAFVRQLRETGVQRVAMRVAGLSPQSMEQLLATVEQLRAQEGLPVGSTDECTDDGR, via the coding sequence GTGGTTCTGTTGGCGGGAACGTTCGAGGAACGACTGAACACACTGTTCGAGACCGTCCATCCGCCCGACCGCGGCCCGTACAGCAACCAGGAGATAGCCGAGCTGCTGCGCGAACGCGGCGGAGCCACTCTCTCTCATGTCTATCTGTGGCAGTTGCGCACTGGAAGACGAGACAACCCCACCAGACGGCATCTGGAAGCGCTGGCGGACTTCTTCGGCGTCCCGGTGGCCTACTTCTTCGACGACGCCACCGCAGACAGAGTCGTCGCCGAGCTCGCCTTCGTCAGACAGCTACGCGAGACCGGGGTGCAGCGAGTGGCCATGCGGGTGGCAGGGCTGTCGCCGCAGAGCATGGAGCAACTCCTCGCAACCGTTGAGCAGCTGCGGGCGCAGGAAGGATTGCCTGTCGGCTCAACCGATGAATGTACGGACGATGGCAGGTGA
- the upp gene encoding uracil phosphoribosyltransferase, which yields MTTPTKPLRGVTHLLPQTNRLRALHSIVRDHEARREDFVPAANRIIRGLLDAALDLLPYEPRDVRTPVGRTYHGLSLASRVYGVSIARAGDSMESELRVMAPETRLGKILIQRDKVTKLPHLHYAALPAGIARGNVLLLDPMLATGGTALAAIGVLLDHGVPEEHIVFVNLLSAPEGIKVVHDRHPEVRIVTSSIEERLNEHAFMLPGIGDFGDRYFGTDTPG from the coding sequence ATGACCACGCCAACCAAGCCGCTCCGAGGCGTGACCCACCTCCTGCCCCAGACCAACCGGCTGCGCGCCCTGCACTCGATCGTCCGTGACCACGAGGCCAGGCGGGAGGACTTCGTCCCCGCCGCCAACCGGATCATCCGCGGGCTCCTCGACGCCGCGCTGGACCTGCTCCCCTACGAGCCCCGCGACGTCCGCACCCCGGTCGGCCGGACCTACCACGGCCTCTCCCTGGCATCCCGGGTCTATGGCGTCTCCATAGCCCGGGCCGGCGACAGCATGGAGTCCGAGCTGCGCGTGATGGCGCCGGAGACCCGCCTGGGCAAGATCCTGATCCAGCGGGACAAGGTCACCAAACTCCCGCACCTGCACTACGCGGCGCTGCCCGCCGGCATCGCCCGGGGCAACGTGCTGCTCCTCGACCCCATGCTCGCCACCGGCGGCACCGCGCTGGCCGCGATCGGCGTGCTGCTCGACCACGGCGTGCCCGAGGAGCACATCGTCTTCGTGAACCTGCTCTCCGCCCCCGAAGGGATCAAGGTCGTCCACGACCGTCACCCCGAGGTGCGGATCGTGACCTCCTCCATCGAGGAGCGCCTCAACGAGCACGCGTTCATGCTTCCCGGCATCGGTGATTTCGGCGACCGCTACTTCGGGACCGACACCCCCGGGTGA
- a CDS encoding NAD(P)H-dependent oxidoreductase, translating into MSTANTSSSTTKISIVYYSGTGNIHKLAVAAEEAAAETGADVRLRRVPEYVEASLAPEFTEWTEAWRENAEVIADIPTAAADDLDWADALLLGGPGRFGMIAAPLKHFIDLAWPLNARGGLSGKVMSSFTSTGAPHGGQEATILSLNTVFYHWGGIIVPPGITDDIMTAPSNGNPYGVSSVSGRQAIPGRLAENVTEDNLAAIAYQTRRMVEVADALRRGRTADADR; encoded by the coding sequence GTGTCCACCGCCAACACATCCTCGTCGACGACGAAGATCTCGATCGTCTACTACTCGGGCACCGGTAACATCCACAAGCTCGCCGTGGCCGCCGAGGAGGCCGCCGCGGAGACTGGCGCCGATGTCCGGCTGCGCCGGGTCCCCGAGTACGTCGAGGCGTCCCTGGCCCCCGAGTTCACCGAGTGGACCGAGGCGTGGCGCGAGAACGCTGAGGTCATCGCGGACATTCCAACCGCCGCCGCCGATGACCTCGACTGGGCCGACGCGCTCCTGCTCGGCGGCCCCGGCCGGTTCGGCATGATCGCTGCGCCGCTCAAGCACTTCATCGACCTCGCCTGGCCCCTCAACGCGCGCGGGGGCCTGTCGGGCAAGGTCATGTCGTCGTTCACCTCGACGGGAGCCCCGCACGGCGGCCAGGAAGCGACGATCCTGTCGCTGAACACCGTCTTCTATCACTGGGGCGGGATCATCGTGCCGCCCGGTATCACCGACGACATCATGACGGCGCCCAGCAACGGCAACCCCTACGGCGTCAGCTCCGTCTCCGGTCGGCAGGCGATTCCGGGCCGGCTGGCGGAGAACGTCACCGAGGACAACCTCGCCGCCATTGCCTACCAGACCCGCCGCATGGTCGAGGTCGCCGACGCCCTGCGAAGGGGTCGGACCGCCGACGCGGACCGGTGA
- a CDS encoding alpha/beta fold hydrolase codes for MPTISVGNSRIHYTVTGEGPALLLVHGVGKGGQVTFGHLVEEFARRNTVILPELSGSETAADDGTPLTVEQLADEVAAVIEHAGLGPVDLVGFSLGGAIVAATAALHPELVRRLIPVGGLVKSDLYIQNLIGLTLSQKHDPKAFGRVLSTTAFSPRFIRSQPSLSDVENLGSELSPSSGRIRQLELLVQVDIRDLVGRVQAETLVLAPYPDAAVPAEHSRELAAAIPNSSYTEIDSGHMVIFEKPVEFVKLVQDFIHKA; via the coding sequence ATGCCCACGATCTCCGTCGGTAACTCGCGTATCCACTACACCGTGACGGGCGAGGGTCCAGCCCTGCTGTTGGTGCACGGCGTGGGCAAGGGCGGCCAGGTCACCTTCGGCCACCTCGTCGAGGAGTTCGCCCGCCGCAACACCGTCATCCTTCCCGAGCTGTCCGGCAGCGAGACCGCTGCGGACGACGGCACGCCGCTGACCGTTGAGCAGCTCGCCGACGAGGTCGCCGCCGTGATCGAGCACGCTGGCCTCGGCCCCGTGGACCTGGTGGGCTTCTCGCTCGGCGGGGCCATCGTCGCCGCCACCGCCGCCCTTCACCCCGAGCTTGTTCGCCGCCTGATCCCCGTCGGCGGCCTGGTCAAGTCGGACCTCTACATCCAGAATCTGATCGGTCTGACCCTGAGCCAGAAGCACGACCCGAAGGCCTTCGGCCGCGTGCTCAGCACCACCGCCTTCAGCCCGCGCTTCATCCGCAGCCAGCCCAGCCTGAGCGACGTCGAGAACCTCGGCTCCGAGCTGAGCCCCTCCAGCGGCCGCATCCGCCAGCTCGAGCTGCTCGTCCAGGTGGACATCCGCGACCTGGTCGGGAGGGTTCAGGCCGAGACCCTCGTCCTGGCCCCGTACCCGGACGCCGCGGTGCCCGCCGAGCACTCCCGTGAGCTGGCCGCCGCCATCCCGAACTCCTCTTACACCGAGATCGACAGCGGCCACATGGTGATCTTCGAGAAGCCGGTCGAGTTCGTGAAGCTGGTCCAGGACTTCATCCACAAGGCCTGA
- a CDS encoding amino acid adenylation domain-containing protein, translating into MTTDASDLTPATRLLLPELLLRTAAERPDDTAVISGDEHVTFAGLVGRSRGLAGHLRDLGVTADQCVGLFIEPSSDLMIGVWGILFAGGAYLPLAPEYPEERLRYMIEHSGAKVIVAQGHLVERLAALAPADTVIVRVEDARKGAPGADVDTVPDSLAYVIYTSGSTGQPKGVMIEHRSIANQMSWLRTAHGIDRTRVILQKTPISFDAAQWEILAPAVGSVVVIGGAGIHRDAERLVHAVKTHAVTTLQCVPTLLQALLDTQEFDSCVSLEQVFTGGEALSKPLARACLETLPGCDLINLYGPTECTVNSSSFTVAKSTLGDGPNSISIGAPVDATEYHILGPDLAELAVGEIGELYIGGVQVARGYLHRPDLTEQRFTDNPFGPGRLFRTGDLAYWNADGTVQFTGRADNQVKLRGFRVELDEIRLAIETHDWVRHAAVLVKGDPRTGFQNLIACVELDPKEAALMDQGSHGAHHQSKESKLQVKAQLSNPGIRSAAELAGLSVLDLPGRTPTPAQRSLAFARKTYRFYEGGAPVAEADLLKLLARRPAAVRGRELAELDTDEFGAILRNLGQHLSPERLLPKYAYASPGSLYATQLYLEITGFPGIPSGIHYHHPINHQLVLISETAETEATATGPRIRAHFLGRRGAIEPVYKKNIREVLEIEAGHMVGLFEEVLPQYGLDIEAAPFVPEVKAGLRVADEDHYLGAFDWVPYRGPRTDEDVDLYVQIPPGKGLDRPAGQYIYEGDRMRLVSRDLILRKHVIAINQAVYDRAGFGVSVISRSPQEWRRYIDLGRTLQRLSMNDLDIGFMSSGYSSQGGEDLPSARRMDGILRELGRPGGASYFFVGGRVSQEQRRHEGMREDVVHMRGPAELIRDDLVNYLPDYMIPNKVVVLNALPTTANGKIDLKALAVSDKVDVGVADRPFVAPRDETERRVAALWKQAMKQESVSVQDDFFACGGNSLLAVSLINRINRMFGADLPLEVIFTSPTVEGLARRIAGESASDTSRLVPLQQEGSGRPIHCWPGLGGYPMNLRLLGERLGTDRPFFGVQAHGINPGEAPYKTIREMAAEDVKAIREVQPEGPYTLWGYSFGARVAFETAYQLEEVGHTVDHVFLIAPGSPKVRTDGAAGEERVATYANRAYVTILFSVFTGTISSPLLEKCLAVVKDDESFAGFISENLPNLDIDLVRRIIQVVGTTFEFSYTFRELRERRISAPITIFKAQGDEYSFLDGSSGYSSAPPTVVELEADHYSLLRAPDIDELATAIRRRLNIRKDTVMPHVNIKHFPMALSDEQQSELVSAVTKAVTAAFGCDEGVVSIAVESIDKELWNEEVYIPEIVNRRHILGKVPNYGPDTL; encoded by the coding sequence ATGACCACCGACGCGTCTGACCTGACCCCGGCCACCCGCCTGTTGTTGCCCGAACTGCTCCTGCGCACCGCCGCCGAACGCCCGGACGACACGGCGGTGATCAGCGGCGACGAACACGTGACCTTCGCCGGATTGGTGGGGCGAAGTCGAGGACTGGCCGGACACCTACGGGACCTCGGCGTGACCGCCGACCAGTGCGTGGGGCTGTTCATCGAGCCCTCGTCCGACCTGATGATCGGGGTGTGGGGCATCCTGTTCGCGGGCGGCGCCTACCTGCCGCTCGCCCCGGAGTACCCCGAAGAGCGTCTGCGCTACATGATCGAGCACTCGGGCGCGAAGGTGATCGTCGCCCAGGGCCACCTCGTCGAGCGCCTGGCCGCGCTGGCCCCCGCGGACACCGTGATCGTCCGGGTCGAGGACGCCCGCAAGGGCGCCCCCGGCGCGGACGTCGACACCGTCCCCGACTCGCTGGCCTACGTCATCTACACCTCGGGCAGCACCGGCCAGCCCAAGGGCGTCATGATCGAGCACCGGAGCATCGCCAACCAGATGTCCTGGCTACGGACTGCCCACGGCATCGACCGCACCCGGGTCATCCTGCAGAAGACGCCGATCAGCTTCGACGCCGCCCAGTGGGAGATCCTCGCCCCGGCCGTCGGTTCCGTCGTCGTGATCGGCGGCGCCGGCATCCACCGGGACGCCGAACGGCTGGTGCACGCGGTCAAGACCCATGCCGTGACCACGCTCCAGTGCGTCCCGACCCTGCTCCAAGCGCTTCTGGACACGCAGGAGTTCGACTCCTGCGTCTCGCTGGAGCAGGTCTTCACCGGCGGCGAGGCCCTCTCCAAGCCCTTGGCCCGCGCCTGCCTGGAGACCCTCCCCGGGTGTGATCTGATCAACCTCTACGGGCCGACCGAGTGCACGGTCAACTCGTCGTCCTTCACCGTGGCCAAGTCCACCCTCGGCGACGGCCCCAACTCGATTTCCATCGGCGCCCCGGTCGACGCCACCGAGTACCACATCCTCGGCCCCGACCTCGCCGAACTGGCAGTGGGCGAGATCGGCGAGCTGTACATCGGCGGCGTCCAGGTCGCGCGCGGCTACCTGCACCGGCCTGACCTGACCGAGCAGCGTTTCACGGACAACCCGTTCGGTCCCGGGCGGCTCTTCCGGACCGGGGACCTGGCCTACTGGAACGCCGACGGCACCGTCCAGTTCACCGGCCGTGCCGACAACCAGGTCAAGCTGCGCGGGTTCCGTGTGGAGCTCGACGAGATCAGACTCGCCATCGAGACCCACGACTGGGTCCGGCACGCGGCCGTGCTGGTCAAGGGCGACCCGAGGACAGGCTTCCAGAACCTGATCGCCTGCGTCGAACTCGACCCGAAGGAAGCCGCCCTGATGGACCAGGGGAGCCACGGCGCGCACCACCAGTCCAAGGAGAGCAAGCTCCAGGTCAAGGCCCAGCTGTCGAACCCGGGCATACGGTCCGCAGCCGAGCTCGCCGGCCTCTCCGTCCTCGACCTGCCCGGTCGGACGCCCACGCCGGCCCAGCGCAGCCTCGCCTTCGCCCGCAAGACCTACCGCTTCTATGAGGGCGGCGCCCCGGTGGCGGAGGCCGACCTGCTGAAGCTGCTGGCGCGCCGGCCCGCCGCCGTGCGCGGGCGGGAGCTCGCGGAGCTGGACACCGACGAATTCGGCGCGATCCTGCGCAACCTCGGGCAGCACCTGAGCCCGGAGCGGCTGCTCCCCAAGTACGCCTACGCCTCACCCGGTTCCCTCTACGCCACCCAGCTGTACCTGGAGATCACCGGCTTCCCGGGAATCCCCTCGGGCATCCACTACCACCACCCGATCAACCACCAGTTGGTGCTGATCTCCGAGACCGCTGAGACGGAGGCCACGGCCACGGGCCCCCGGATCCGGGCCCACTTCCTGGGCCGCCGCGGTGCCATCGAGCCCGTCTACAAGAAGAACATCCGCGAGGTCCTGGAGATCGAGGCCGGCCACATGGTCGGACTCTTCGAGGAGGTCCTGCCGCAGTACGGCCTCGACATCGAAGCCGCCCCGTTCGTTCCGGAGGTCAAGGCCGGGCTGCGGGTCGCCGACGAGGACCACTACCTCGGCGCCTTCGACTGGGTGCCCTACCGGGGCCCCCGCACGGACGAGGACGTCGACCTGTACGTCCAGATCCCTCCAGGCAAGGGGCTGGACCGGCCGGCCGGACAGTACATCTACGAGGGCGACCGGATGCGCCTCGTCTCCCGCGACCTGATCCTGCGCAAGCACGTCATCGCGATCAACCAGGCGGTCTACGACCGGGCGGGCTTCGGCGTCTCGGTGATCAGCCGCAGCCCGCAGGAGTGGCGGCGCTACATCGACCTCGGCCGCACCCTCCAGCGCCTGTCGATGAACGACCTCGACATCGGCTTCATGTCCTCGGGCTACAGCTCGCAGGGCGGCGAGGACCTGCCCTCCGCCCGGCGGATGGACGGCATCCTGCGTGAGCTCGGCCGGCCCGGCGGCGCCTCGTACTTCTTCGTCGGCGGCCGGGTGAGCCAGGAGCAGCGGCGGCACGAAGGCATGCGGGAGGACGTGGTCCACATGCGGGGGCCCGCGGAGCTGATCCGCGACGACCTCGTCAACTACCTGCCGGACTACATGATCCCGAATAAGGTCGTTGTCCTCAACGCTCTGCCGACCACCGCCAACGGCAAGATCGACCTCAAGGCTCTCGCCGTCTCCGACAAGGTGGACGTGGGGGTGGCCGACCGTCCCTTCGTGGCCCCCCGGGACGAGACCGAACGCCGGGTGGCCGCGCTGTGGAAGCAGGCGATGAAGCAGGAGAGCGTCTCCGTGCAGGACGACTTCTTCGCCTGCGGCGGCAACTCGCTGCTCGCCGTCAGCCTGATAAACCGGATCAACCGGATGTTCGGGGCGGACCTGCCGCTCGAGGTCATATTCACCTCGCCGACCGTGGAGGGGCTGGCCCGCCGCATCGCCGGCGAGTCGGCGAGCGACACCTCGCGCCTGGTCCCCTTGCAGCAGGAGGGCTCCGGACGCCCCATCCACTGCTGGCCCGGTCTGGGCGGTTACCCCATGAACCTGCGGCTCCTGGGCGAGCGGCTGGGCACGGACAGGCCGTTCTTCGGGGTGCAGGCTCACGGGATCAACCCGGGCGAGGCGCCGTACAAGACGATCAGGGAGATGGCGGCCGAGGACGTCAAGGCCATCAGGGAGGTCCAGCCCGAAGGCCCGTACACGTTGTGGGGCTATTCCTTCGGAGCCCGGGTCGCCTTCGAGACCGCGTACCAGCTGGAGGAGGTCGGCCACACCGTCGACCATGTCTTCCTGATCGCCCCCGGCTCGCCCAAGGTTCGCACGGACGGCGCGGCCGGCGAGGAGCGTGTCGCCACCTACGCCAACAGGGCCTACGTGACGATCCTCTTCTCGGTCTTCACGGGCACGATCAGCAGTCCCCTGCTGGAGAAGTGCCTCGCCGTGGTCAAGGACGACGAGAGTTTCGCTGGCTTTATTAGCGAGAACCTCCCGAACCTCGACATCGACCTGGTGCGCCGGATCATCCAGGTCGTCGGGACGACCTTCGAGTTCAGCTACACCTTCCGCGAACTGCGGGAGCGACGGATCTCGGCGCCCATCACCATCTTCAAGGCACAGGGGGACGAGTACTCGTTCCTCGACGGCAGCAGCGGCTACTCCTCCGCCCCGCCGACCGTCGTCGAGTTGGAGGCCGACCACTACTCCCTGCTCAGGGCACCGGACATCGACGAGCTCGCGACGGCCATCCGCCGGCGCCTGAACATCCGGAAGGACACCGTCATGCCACACGTCAACATCAAGCACTTTCCGATGGCACTCAGCGACGAGCAGCAGTCCGAGCTGGTGTCGGCGGTGACCAAGGCGGTCACCGCCGCCTTCGGCTGCGACGAGGGGGTGGTGTCGATCGCGGTCGAGTCGATCGACAAGGAGCTCTGGAACGAGGAGGTCTACATCCCGGAGATCGTTAACCGCAGACACATCCTCGGCAAGGTACCGAACTACGGCCCCGACACCCTCTGA
- a CDS encoding MAB_1171c family putative transporter, with the protein MQQLLHPICLTLAVAGFLVLLWPPRYLRQDRALAALVGVYGFCALSFLVSMEPVWRFLGDITGNPSIGILAAFSCVTAQVTLQPAVLANWVLPPKKARRRVRVCLVAGALVIAALGTLFLLLPASGSSSPQGFTARHIHIGAYQAYLALYIVAYTVGQGALAVGCWRAAGHTGEAWIARGLRVVVAGALLTYGYSVVRLVGVAAAVFGFTPPSAAAERLAWVCADGGNSLVLTGFFIPMLAVHIFPRARAWVRAFRDYRSMAPLWHVMHQALPTIVLTPPAAAANRVPSWGTTWHLYRRAVEIRDGQWALRHHLEESERNAAEVRHTAAGLTGAELAAAVTADQIRAALAAHGRDESPHTPTEYADASTREDVRTPDDDIRALLRIAAHFDTVSDYEDAATSWT; encoded by the coding sequence GTGCAGCAGCTTCTCCATCCCATCTGTCTGACTCTGGCCGTCGCCGGGTTCCTTGTGCTGCTATGGCCTCCGCGATACCTGCGCCAGGACCGAGCACTGGCCGCGCTCGTCGGCGTGTACGGCTTCTGCGCACTCTCCTTCCTGGTGTCTATGGAGCCGGTCTGGAGATTTCTGGGCGACATCACCGGCAACCCTTCGATCGGCATCCTCGCGGCGTTCAGCTGCGTCACGGCTCAAGTGACCTTGCAGCCAGCCGTCCTCGCCAATTGGGTACTGCCGCCGAAGAAAGCCCGCAGGAGAGTCCGGGTGTGCCTCGTGGCCGGGGCATTGGTCATCGCTGCCCTGGGCACGCTGTTCCTCCTGCTTCCCGCTTCCGGTTCAAGTTCTCCACAGGGCTTCACCGCCAGGCACATCCACATCGGCGCCTACCAGGCGTACTTGGCCCTCTATATCGTCGCCTACACCGTCGGCCAGGGCGCCCTCGCCGTGGGCTGTTGGAGAGCTGCTGGCCATACGGGTGAGGCCTGGATCGCTCGCGGGCTACGCGTCGTCGTGGCCGGCGCCCTGCTGACCTACGGCTACAGCGTGGTCCGACTCGTCGGCGTTGCTGCTGCCGTGTTCGGCTTCACCCCTCCGTCGGCGGCCGCCGAGCGTTTGGCATGGGTCTGCGCCGATGGCGGCAACTCGCTCGTGCTCACAGGATTCTTCATTCCCATGCTGGCCGTCCACATCTTCCCGCGGGCTCGGGCCTGGGTGCGCGCCTTCCGCGACTACCGGAGTATGGCGCCGCTGTGGCATGTGATGCACCAGGCCCTGCCTACCATCGTCCTGACTCCCCCAGCCGCCGCAGCGAACCGCGTGCCCTCCTGGGGCACCACCTGGCACCTGTACCGCCGCGCCGTCGAGATCAGGGACGGCCAGTGGGCTCTGCGACACCACCTGGAGGAGTCGGAGCGCAATGCAGCCGAGGTACGTCACACCGCCGCCGGGCTGACCGGTGCCGAGCTGGCTGCCGCCGTTACCGCGGATCAGATCCGCGCGGCACTGGCCGCCCACGGCCGGGACGAATCGCCGCATACGCCGACCGAATACGCCGACGCCAGCACTCGCGAAGACGTACGCACGCCGGACGACGATATCCGCGCGTTGCTGCGCATCGCCGCCCACTTCGACACCGTGTCCGACTACGAGGATGCCGCCACTTCATGGACTTGA
- a CDS encoding phosphoribosylanthranilate isomerase, with the protein MYGLIQVAGIIDQSEADLIIEEGADWLGFALRLPAKNEDLSEAEAAAIVKAIQPDNKGVIITYLTDADEIAAFCAEMGVGAIQLHGDVTPAELRRLRTLAPDLYVLKSLVVKTDNIDELREVVETSAEWIDMFITDSFNPATGAKGATGLTHDWAVSAELVRISPKPLMLAGGLTPENVAAAIEAVRPAAVDSHTGLEDPTTRRKDRQKVRTFVQEARAAFDRVAAEDGRSRS; encoded by the coding sequence ATGTACGGCTTGATCCAGGTCGCGGGCATCATCGACCAGTCCGAGGCCGACCTCATCATCGAGGAGGGCGCGGACTGGCTCGGCTTCGCCCTGCGCCTTCCCGCCAAGAACGAGGACCTGTCGGAGGCCGAGGCCGCCGCCATCGTCAAGGCGATCCAGCCCGACAACAAGGGCGTCATCATCACCTACCTGACCGATGCCGACGAGATCGCCGCCTTCTGCGCCGAGATGGGCGTCGGCGCGATCCAGCTCCACGGCGACGTGACCCCCGCCGAGCTGCGCCGGCTGCGCACCCTGGCCCCGGACCTCTACGTCCTCAAGAGCCTCGTGGTGAAGACGGACAACATCGACGAGCTCCGCGAGGTCGTCGAGACCTCCGCCGAGTGGATCGACATGTTCATCACCGACAGCTTCAACCCGGCCACCGGCGCCAAGGGGGCGACCGGGCTGACCCACGACTGGGCCGTCAGCGCCGAGCTCGTCCGGATCTCCCCCAAGCCCCTGATGCTGGCCGGCGGGCTCACCCCGGAGAACGTCGCGGCGGCCATCGAGGCCGTCCGCCCCGCCGCCGTGGACTCGCACACCGGCCTGGAGGACCCCACCACCCGGCGCAAGGACCGCCAGAAGGTGCGCACCTTCGTGCAGGAGGCCCGCGCCGCCTTCGACCGGGTCGCCGCGGAGGACGGGCGGAGCCGGTCCTGA